In the genome of bacterium, one region contains:
- a CDS encoding beta-N-acetylglucosaminidase domain-containing protein has translation MAMQNSFGSGLSAFQIPYYTGTILPTPQKVTYYDEYIPLTHTGIYLGKGITKEDPRIEMLIKRIIENGGQVEFISQGKKQNKYSCILILEKNKSKKHFLNKEGYCIYPTKKENTDIVAIQSNNGIGLLWAIISFNQLVTNQAGTPVVRKAEIYDYPDVEKRGFLATPWSSPCHDWAWFAIQFKFNTLVFTIPEDRNTDWKNWRHEPSAEWKGELKKIGDILNPIDISWYISICPIRGNPEDKIRSNDTADFAAIYRRAELIAQSGGNVMLLYDDTRFPINPVDEKTFGSAREADIYVLNKLHQALRKKYPQVKLLFCPPFYWGPLYPPKYPESREDYLTALGTRVPKDIDIFWTGPAVCSAEINKHDVIWITNLIRRKPWLWQNGTGSPHAFMYHYVTDPLTSWKKWYYPEFFKDIAVYTLNTNVPHESTALVTLVDYLWNHQAYQSDKSVAEAAKKLTGVETFSYLQELNKLLSYFDRYGLRVDLVSIRNIAEIKEKVAELETAWKNCLSFYPEAVKKWTSLERHVNQQKAFLAKLEKHHDLSQLVKQIEGLKEIAKRETALDETYDIFLSPYDFSGGYSIKVYELGGDPRLATWIYGAKTNFHKLEARFRLGTPPITSYTLLVSAQPDEGPKPCRIRITINNNKVYEGDSPFNQLPWSIHRFPVPEYFLKEGDNSLTIENLEDSDRIGGYPFFMFNYAVIKQEGDAKN, from the coding sequence ATGGCAATGCAAAATAGTTTCGGTTCGGGTCTTTCTGCGTTCCAAATTCCATATTATACCGGAACCATACTCCCTACCCCACAAAAGGTTACGTATTATGACGAATATATTCCCTTAACGCATACTGGTATTTATCTTGGTAAAGGGATTACCAAAGAGGATCCTCGTATAGAAATGTTAATAAAACGAATCATAGAAAACGGTGGACAAGTCGAATTCATTTCGCAAGGTAAGAAGCAAAATAAGTATAGTTGTATTCTTATACTCGAAAAAAACAAATCAAAAAAACACTTCTTGAACAAAGAAGGATATTGTATCTATCCGACCAAAAAGGAGAATACTGATATTGTTGCGATACAAAGTAATAATGGTATCGGATTACTCTGGGCGATCATTTCCTTTAATCAGCTTGTAACCAATCAAGCTGGAACACCAGTGGTTAGGAAAGCGGAAATTTATGATTATCCGGATGTAGAAAAACGAGGGTTTCTTGCAACTCCGTGGTCAAGCCCATGCCATGATTGGGCTTGGTTTGCAATCCAATTTAAATTCAATACGCTTGTGTTCACTATCCCTGAAGATAGGAATACTGATTGGAAAAACTGGCGGCACGAACCGAGCGCTGAATGGAAAGGAGAATTAAAAAAAATCGGAGATATTCTTAATCCAATAGATATTTCTTGGTACATAAGCATTTGTCCTATTCGAGGCAATCCTGAAGATAAAATCAGAAGCAATGACACAGCAGATTTCGCAGCAATTTACCGCAGGGCAGAGTTAATTGCTCAATCAGGGGGAAATGTGATGCTACTCTATGATGATACACGGTTTCCTATCAATCCGGTCGATGAAAAAACCTTTGGTTCTGCCCGCGAAGCAGATATCTATGTTTTGAATAAATTACACCAAGCCTTGCGAAAAAAATATCCCCAAGTTAAATTACTTTTCTGTCCTCCCTTTTACTGGGGACCACTGTATCCTCCAAAATATCCTGAATCTCGAGAAGACTATTTAACCGCACTTGGCACTCGGGTACCTAAGGATATAGATATATTTTGGACCGGTCCGGCTGTCTGTTCAGCGGAAATTAATAAACATGATGTTATCTGGATAACAAATTTAATTCGACGGAAACCATGGTTGTGGCAGAATGGCACTGGTTCACCTCATGCGTTTATGTATCATTATGTGACCGATCCGTTAACCAGTTGGAAGAAATGGTACTATCCGGAATTTTTCAAGGATATTGCAGTATATACGTTAAACACGAATGTTCCTCATGAGAGTACAGCATTGGTTACCCTGGTTGATTATTTATGGAATCATCAAGCTTATCAATCAGACAAATCTGTCGCAGAAGCGGCAAAAAAACTTACCGGAGTTGAAACCTTTTCATATCTCCAGGAGTTAAATAAACTATTATCCTATTTTGACCGATATGGTTTACGAGTAGATTTAGTTTCTATTAGGAACATTGCAGAAATAAAAGAAAAAGTTGCAGAATTAGAAACCGCCTGGAAAAACTGTTTATCTTTTTACCCAGAAGCGGTGAAAAAATGGACAAGTCTTGAACGACATGTTAATCAACAGAAAGCATTTCTAGCGAAACTAGAAAAACATCATGATCTATCGCAATTGGTTAAACAGATTGAAGGATTAAAAGAAATTGCTAAACGAGAAACTGCACTCGATGAAACTTATGACATTTTTCTTTCGCCGTATGATTTTTCCGGTGGATATAGTATTAAAGTCTATGAATTAGGTGGTGACCCGCGGTTGGCAACCTGGATTTATGGTGCTAAAACCAATTTTCATAAATTGGAAGCTCGATTTCGTCTAGGCACTCCACCCATAACGAGTTATACGTTACTGGTTTCAGCGCAACCTGATGAGGGACCTAAACCATGCCGGATTCGAATAACCATCAATAATAATAAGGTATATGAGGGGGATAGCCCATTTAACCAATTACCGTGGAGTATCCATCGGTTTCCAGTACCAGAATATTTCTTAAAAGAAGGAGATAATAGTTTAACTATAGAAAATCTAGAGGATAGTGACCGTATCGGTGGTTATCCATTTTTTATGTTTAACTATGCAGTAATAAAACAGGAAGGTGATGCAAAAAACTAA
- a CDS encoding trehalase family glycosidase, producing the protein MSLYKLVRETFDEKLPRRTAIIVKEHDFSLSFAYPAEFSSIGYLFDYRENTTYDEQPTFAIRFAEYLSSGNILSKPTFYFETMEYFPSLIRRKIIFSSDGIEIEEKFVQANQPGFLWELTLVGQHHAPFTFEKNIHTVIVFSSLANVKRNNHMLEIKTGEKVIYLTSDFDEYKLYKKIDDFIRKSPAKNVQYGYYLVLTHRMKLLPQEHKTIRFGISTHSKKNASLAFSTKHVQQRLERKWNTWFSSLAHPPFKTEPDKKAYYKCWWVIKTNYYRDKRIGKAVLEALPVYRGYWQWALPAMQWHTSMNPEVNSQCMKRLLDLFLQYQREDGYVTHAIYLDEKIPGEAWSKKSVIQTPHVPWVCLQYYYATKDIYSLRKWYPKLVRYYEYLNKFRDEHFFNLHLWAIICSWDTGLDTIPQFQKVSYGEHGKKELFCYPTIFAAERCRYEQAMGKIAEIIGETNSQDWIRESTITKQQMQAILWDEKKQWYGVLHQNRTLDTRVGVDGLFPFAYNIADSKQAARAKRNFMKLISTYGIYTVAPNETGFHAELYWRGPTWAKSCSLAMATAFYYYPDLLERIKQATVNFILRYPSIWECMNAQTGKIARGDPGLMATPVIASNVGAGELLGAIQTYYGKNVFAI; encoded by the coding sequence ATGTCATTATACAAATTGGTTAGAGAAACGTTTGACGAAAAACTACCCAGAAGAACAGCAATTATTGTTAAGGAACATGATTTTTCACTATCGTTCGCCTACCCTGCGGAGTTTAGTAGTATTGGGTACCTATTTGATTACCGCGAAAATACCACCTATGACGAACAACCGACGTTTGCGATTCGGTTTGCTGAGTATCTATCATCTGGAAATATTCTATCCAAACCGACATTTTATTTTGAAACGATGGAATATTTCCCTTCGCTCATCCGAAGAAAAATCATTTTCTCTAGTGATGGCATTGAAATAGAAGAAAAATTCGTTCAAGCTAACCAACCTGGGTTCCTCTGGGAACTAACATTGGTTGGTCAACATCATGCACCGTTTACGTTTGAAAAAAATATACATACGGTTATCGTGTTTTCTTCCTTAGCGAACGTAAAACGGAACAACCATATGCTCGAAATTAAGACTGGAGAAAAGGTTATTTATCTTACGAGTGATTTCGATGAGTATAAACTTTATAAAAAAATCGACGATTTCATCCGAAAATCACCCGCTAAGAATGTACAATATGGATATTATCTGGTTTTAACTCATCGGATGAAACTTTTACCCCAAGAACATAAAACAATCCGATTTGGAATTAGTACCCACTCGAAAAAAAATGCATCTCTTGCGTTTTCGACTAAACATGTTCAACAGCGATTAGAACGTAAATGGAATACCTGGTTTTCAAGTTTAGCCCATCCGCCATTTAAAACGGAACCTGATAAAAAAGCATATTATAAATGCTGGTGGGTAATTAAAACGAACTATTATCGCGATAAACGAATTGGAAAAGCAGTTCTAGAAGCGTTACCGGTGTATCGGGGATACTGGCAATGGGCATTACCAGCTATGCAATGGCATACCTCCATGAATCCTGAGGTTAACTCTCAATGTATGAAACGCCTACTCGATTTATTTTTACAGTATCAACGAGAAGATGGTTATGTCACCCATGCTATTTATCTGGATGAAAAAATCCCTGGGGAAGCGTGGTCGAAAAAGAGTGTTATCCAGACCCCACATGTTCCTTGGGTATGTTTACAATACTATTATGCTACGAAAGATATCTACAGTTTACGAAAATGGTATCCGAAACTGGTGCGATACTATGAATACTTAAATAAATTCAGAGATGAACATTTTTTCAATCTCCATCTTTGGGCAATAATCTGTTCCTGGGATACTGGATTAGATACAATACCGCAATTCCAGAAGGTTAGTTATGGCGAACATGGCAAGAAAGAACTATTTTGCTATCCAACCATTTTTGCTGCGGAACGATGTCGATATGAACAAGCGATGGGCAAAATTGCTGAAATTATTGGGGAAACGAACTCGCAGGATTGGATTCGCGAATCTACCATTACCAAACAACAAATGCAAGCTATTCTCTGGGATGAAAAAAAACAATGGTATGGAGTATTGCATCAGAATCGAACTCTCGATACCCGGGTGGGAGTCGATGGATTATTCCCATTTGCTTATAATATTGCCGATAGTAAACAAGCGGCTCGAGCAAAACGAAACTTTATGAAATTAATTAGCACGTATGGTATCTATACGGTAGCACCAAATGAAACCGGATTTCATGCGGAACTGTATTGGCGGGGTCCCACTTGGGCAAAATCCTGTTCGCTAGCGATGGCAACCGCATTTTATTATTATCCGGATTTACTTGAAAGAATTAAACAAGCGACCGTCAATTTCATTTTGCGTTATCCAAGTATCTGGGAATGTATGAATGCACAGACCGGAAAAATCGCTCGCGGAGACCCTGGTTTAATGGCAACTCCGGTCATCGCTTCTAATGTCGGTGCAGGTGAATTGCTCGGTGCAATCCAAACCTATTATGGTAAGAACGTTTTTGCTATCTAA